The genomic stretch taacctattcgcacttctggggcttttggtatttcacatagggacactgataagtctgttgaacatatcctccctggaaatgcgttttaaatccaaagttgttggcttagagtatcagggtaggacatctgagtgtctccaatcactcaagttttgtggatggtgaatttatcatctgagttctgaagccacaggagtgagggtcctgaaaccaagctgtaccctgttcagctgataataatcctggagaagccatctccatggtacatGTAAGCCCGTGATGTctggcatagggaacacctggctgcttacgtctcttggtctctatagagtagtgggagaactgagatccactaaggaggcctcttaagcatagaccaatcgcctagcagtgacactgggttcctggcttgttctcctgtttaggcctcactgaggtctatgaacactctatgcattctccccatgcaggttcacttgtgttcttctacctacagacgctgggagagaaacatcatcccctgaaaCTGACCTAAGCAAtaatcaggccatgaaggaaaaggagaggctgattaaagagctgcagctcattaccgaggagagaaatgacctgagagatcgcctgaggtttctgacggagagatccatgaagaagaggtatgaatcgctccaaatgctcttgtttcattcctgggtctgcaaggtcacctttttcttatcctattaaggttttgggttctagaaagctgtgcctccctaaccaccctgtgctaaacctcacctcccatatagtggagattcagaacctgacccttcctgaggagtgagattgaaaatggactcatctgcttccatttatttaaaagcagaacttgtggtctgaatgaagaattcagggataaagtcagggagagtgagttcccagtgtgcatttgcaaagcccttgacagctggtggctttgcaagattgtaattgcagtgagtttatggtgagtctctgtacttgctaggcaggggactgagtgctggaagatccaggcagcagcctggggtaatataggacccaccctgagttcatatattcctaaatgccgatgttcattgtattctatcatttggggccaggccacacttcaggccaaatccatattatgaagacctggagagaatggaggaggcggtcatgtcaattctgcacaacttagagatggagaacactgaggtccatgagaacagccataaactgaagaaggagattaccttctctaggtaagtcctggtcagaaaggctatcacttgtggaatggccatttctgactttctttgttctggattggacggtcttcagctctggttcaatctcttgtgctgtttacacatcagtgttccagggtcattaggactcagttttcagttccataaaagactgttactcatcccaggattgtctaggcatcttcagaaggctctagagagaacagtactgattgaagtcagcagaaggttattaggctgacctggacctatggtgtcacaccaggttttacaaaactcagtgtgtggaccacatggttagcatgaccttctcttggttctactgacctcttttgagggtgttggcccagtactaactgatgttgcccccatgcattgggctttcatggatagttgtagatccatgctCTTTctcagagatgtggacactaattggtgtcaggccaagcaaacaatttattgttccccgaattaactctttatggtttgtgcagcagccttatatgtatcaagatgcattttattaagtcttcatgggtatctgggacctggtagagttagtgggacttgggagtaggaatgggagaaagggccagcatgatcttactatgcagactgtatttccagaaacctgctcagccagctcctgatggagaacacatgtaggaagaagttggtcccactgaagcaggagagcaaggaggtacatcttgattgtgcactgaaccagaaatatttggttgacttcaacaagaaagataaagaccatcaacggccagaaccagcattatcaggtagggacgagcagatgtgttagcttaacaatatctgataaaatttgccaatttgatacatctttgcttctcttaccacctttctaatttacactcacaaccagccaaccacctcatgtaatggaattgttcattgctctgcctatgcacaagtattctgggaagttaaccacttttcagaaactgaattattgtgcaagcatattttgctgctctttttgaagctgcagtctagaaatggtgacagatgaataacatatcatattattgcatatccatgtgatacattggatcctatgtagagttttgaacaagttcttggttctttgacaaatgacactctgtggtcatgcgACTTCTTGTataggaagcacctttccgggataagaaccaagtgcaaatgtcaaattagtacttgtcattggctttaaccttggtgacatatggacatctcctttcttcctgcaacccaatgaggttccttccattgccctgttcttggtttgcactggtataagtctgggtcccatattggcagcccactttactgtgaggctctctggagattttgccctgcccacagagttagcaacaatgatatcacttaaaatgtccatgtcgactatccaatagaactgaggtggtagaaggcagcattctgacagctggcttgcatttccccaccaaatcagtgtctgaaaaactgccttcctctcccaggtctcagaaagtgcaagagagctggaattggacacacaccagtaagagagcttcctgaagaataagttgctttctcaggagtccctgatgaccaacatcctgaatggtaacaacattttttggatgtgtattcatcctctgagttaatttgtcatttcttagagaccctaaattcatataccactaagccagcctgactgattgaggtcttactttcttctcagaaaacagcacttgagagacaacttgggggaccgcctttcattatgtgtgctagaggagaaacagcaatacgtctgtgcttctaaatgttcgttaagaatatgcttttagaaatatttttgttatgattttaattgaagttttctttttgttgtttcatatttatatgttcttgttactatttttactttcaaatatttttaaatatatttattcatgttaatcttgttttgttgtaaaaatgtatttgttatgaataaaaattgaattctatctcttgactcttaagaccatcattcttactcaatggttctgtcccctcctgtggacctagaactgacagctacagatggatctctgcatgttccatggatcctgggctaataagtgaattcaaagtcaccaaggggtactcagtgtgacagtgtcttttgtgaggataatgtggctgtgtctcagacacacactttgtgatgtaatcactgacacactttacccaattgttagggtccatgtggttcttctgagagagcagcagatgctttaccctgtgagtcatcaccacagctcctgcaggtggattttgttattccacatgaggtgctgtattaggtggacaggatcacc from Rattus norvegicus strain BN/NHsdMcwi chromosome 19, GRCr8, whole genome shotgun sequence encodes the following:
- the LOC134483422 gene encoding disks large homolog 5-like — its product is MFSCLRKRFGRGNVDCGETRVKESGLSSQSNDGERQHFWGMWNAGRETSSPETDLSNNQAMKEKERLIKELQLITEERNDLRDRLRFLTERSMKKRPHFRPNPYYEDLERMEEAVMSILHNLEMENTEVHENSHKLKKEITFSRNLLSQLLMENTCRKKLVPLKQESKEVHLDCALNQKYLVDFNKKDKDHQRPEPALSGLRKCKRAGIGHTPVRELPEE